TCATGCCCGCCATTTGAAATTCATATTCAAAATCCGAAGCGGCGCGCAAGCCGCGCAGAATAATCCGTGCATCTTGTTGTTGCAGAAAATTCATCAACAAACCGGAAAAAGCCAGGATTTTAACATTAGCGCAGTCGGATAGCACTTGCTGCGCCATCGCCACTCGTTCTTCCAATGTGAAAAAAGGCTTCTTGCTGCTGCTGACTGCCACCGCTACCACGACTTGGTCAAACAGTCGCGATGCTCGCCGGACAAGATCTTCGTGACCTCGTGTAATCGGATCAAATGTCCCGGGATAAATGGCTTTATCCATGATTAACATACTCCATCAGTTTGTAATGAACCGATCCTGCTTTGGCACTCCGAAAAGCGCGCCATTGCTGATCCGTAACCCAGTCGCGATTGGCTTCGGTGTAAACGAGTCCGTTCTGCTTGAGATGCGGTGGCAGTAAAGGCATGATTTGGTCAGTTAATTCTGCGCGGTAAGGCGGGTCAAGAAAAATGACATCGAATGTACGGGTATCGGAATTTAGAAACTTGAATGCGTCCATCATTACCAGTTCCACCTGACCGGCTTGCAATTTTTCCTTGTTTTCCTGCAATGCTTGAATATTTTTGGCATCCTTATCCACCATGACGACCAATGCAGCGCCCCGGGATGCGGCTTCAAAGCCTAATGCGCCGCTGCCTGCAAACAGATCTAGGCAAGTCAGGTCACTTAAATCCTGACCAAGCCAATTAAAAACCGTTTCACGAATCCGGTTGGCAGTGGGTCTCAGATCCGGACGCTCAGGAAAAGTTAACAGCCTGCTGCGCCACTGGCCGCCGATAATGCGGATTTTCCCCCGGGGTGGCGACATCGCAAACGAACTATTCCATCGCGCCAACGATGACGGCGACCATGCCGTCCGGTTGAATTCTGCGCTGAAAGGCCTGCCGGATTTGCTCGATAGTTACTGCTTCAACGGCCACCAGATAATCCGTTAAAAACGTCAGCGGCAGTTGATAAAAGCCGATCACCGATAGGAATCCTAATATTTTGTTGTTGCTGTCGATGCGCAATGGAAAGCCGCCGATGATATTTTGCTTTGCAGCTACTAACTCCTCTTCGGTCGGGCCGTTCTCGACAAAATTCTTCAATACCTGCTGTACCAGCGCGAACGCATCCTCGGATTGTTCTTTTTTAGTTTGCAGGCCGACTAAGAAAGGTCCTTGTTCTTGATAAGGAGAAAAGAAACTGTAAACGCTATAAGCCAAACCGCGTTGCTGCCGGACTTCCTCCATCAGACGGGAAACAAACCCCCCGCCTCCTAAAATATGATTTCCAACCAACAACGGAAAGTAGTCGGGATCATTCCGTCGTAGTCCCGGATAGGCCAGTTGGATGTGGCTTTGGGCTGCCGGATGCGGTATCCGCTTAACGCCAGCCGGCGGGATGGCTACAGCGGAGATCGTTGTTTCCGCATCTTTAGCGGGCAGTTTCTCGGTTAATCGCTCTGCAATAGCAACCGCTTCTTGCCGGGTTACATCACCGATCATCGCGATGATCGCGTTCTTTGCAACGTAATGGGAACGGTAAAATGCGATCAGATCTTCCCGCTGCAAGCGGCTAAGCGTTTCGATTTCACCCGCTTCATTGAGTCCGTAAGGGTGCTGCCCGTATAACATTTTCATCAGTTCACGATCGCCGATATAGTCCGGCTTGGTGCTTGATTCCTTGATGCTGGCAATAATTCGCGTTTTTTCGCGCGTCACGATGTCTTTGGGAAATTCAGGTTGCTGGATAATGCGTGCGAATACGTCCAGTGCTTGCGTCCGTTCTTTGATGCTGCTGAGCGCCCGCAATGAGACACCGGCGCGATCCCGGTCGAATTGGCTTTTTAGCTGAGCGCCGACATCTGCAAGCGTGGTGGCAATCTGATCTTCCGATAATCCGCCGGCTCCCAGACTTAGCAAATGCTGCACGAGATTGGCGCGCCCGGATTTACCGGGTGTGTCCATGCTGCTGCCCGCAGCGAATTCGACACTGACGTCCAAAATCGGCAGATCACGATTTTCCACGAAATACACCCGTGCGCCGCTGGATGTTTCCCAGTATTGAATCGATAACGAAGCCAATGCGCAGGGCGAGAGGAAAATAATCAATAGGGCGAAGAGGAATTGCTTGACTTGCACTAAAATCTCCTTAAGTGCGCTTATTAAGCGCAAATATTATTGAAACCCGGGTTTCACTTAACCGCTATTGCGAAGCCCCGCTGTGACGCCATTGATCGTCAGATGGATGGAACGTTTGACTTCGTCGCTATCTTCTCCGGAGCGGTACCGGCGCAGCAATTCCACCTGCAAATGATTCAGCGGATCGATGTAAGGTGTTCTGTTCCGGATGCTGCGCGCCAGTGTCGGGTTATCTTGCAGTAATTCCGTATGGCCGGTGATCGCGAACAACCACTTCTGGCTTCTGTCACGTTCCTCCTGAATCCGTTTGAAAATCTGCTGGCGCAATGCTTCATCCTCGACTAATTCGGCATAGCGGGAAGCAATACCCATATCCGTTTTGGCGAGCACCATATCCATGTTCGACAATAGCGTTTGCATGAACGGCCATTCCCGGTACATTTCCTGTAACAACATCAGTCCGTTATGACCGGATTCTCCCGGCTGCATTACAAATGCTTCCACCGCATGGCCAAAGCCGTACCACCCTGGCAGCATCATCCGGCTAAGACTCCAGCTGAATACCCAAGGAATTGCTCGGAGATCTTCGATGGCATCGGAGTTTTTTCGTGAGGGCGGGCGGCTGCCGATATGCAAACCCGACATTTCCCGGATTGGCGTCGATTCCAGAAAGAATTGCTTGAATCCCGGTGTTTCATAGACAAGATTCCGGTAAGCCGCGAAAGACGCGGATGCCAGCTTTTCCATGACGGGATAATAGCGATCCGAATTCGCGCCGAGTGAGTCATGGCTCAGTAATGTCGCCTCTATCGTTGCCGCCACCAGGGTTTCCAGATTGCGCCGTCCGATTTCGGGTTCCGCGTATTTGCTGCTGATGACTTCACCTTGTTCGGTCAGGCGTATTTGGCCGTTTACGCTGCCGGGCGGTTGCGCCAGGATACTTTGGTAACTTGGCCCGCCGCCACGGCCTACGGTGCCGCCACGACCGTGAAACAATCGCAATTCAATCCGGTGCTTGGCAAAAATTTTTGTAAGCTCGATTTCCGCTTTATAAATTTCCCAGTTCGAGGTGATAAAACCGCCGTCTTTGTTGCTGTCTGAGTAGCCGAGCATTACTTCCTGTACATTACCGCGCGAATTCAGCAGTTTGCGGTAATAAGGCAATGAGAATAACTGATCTATGATTTTGTTGCAGTTGCGCAAGTCCGAGATGGTTTCGAACAATGGAATGATATTAAGGTGTAATTGTGGAGTTTCGCCGCTTTGTAATAGGCCGACCTGCTGCAGCAAATAAGCAACTTCCAGGACATTGATAATGTTGGTTGTCATGGAAATAATGTAATTCGGCAGTGCAGCGCGTCCAAATCGCCGGTGAATGTCGGCTGCGCAGTGCAGAATGGATAATTCCGATTGCGCCAGTTCGGAAAAGCCGTCGTATGACGGCAGTGTCGGGCGGGGTTGGCTGATTTCATGCAACAGCCACTCGATGCGCCGGGTTTCATCCAGTTGCGCGTAACCGCTTGTGCCGGTGTGATGTTCGTATAATTCGCTGACCACTTGCTCGTGGATCTTGCTGTGCTGCCGCATATCCAGCGGGGTCAAATGAAATCCGAACACGTCAGCGGCGCGCCGCAAATTGCGTAGCGCTCCCCGGGCGATCCAGGCGGATTTGTGCTGTTTCAGCGATGCGATGATGATATCGAGATCGTGCAGAAATTCTGCACAATCGGGATACGGTTCCCGCTTTTCAGCGGTACTCAGTTGCAATACTTGGTGTCCGAATTGTTGCGCGGTTGCAACCAGGCGTGCAGCGATACTGAGAAAGATCCGGCGATAGGGCTCATCAGACCGGTTGGGAATATCAGGCGCGCTGGCCACCAATTGCTTGACGTCATCGCTGACGCTTACCAATTGTTCGGTTAAGCTCATTGAGCGGCCGATTTTTTGCGTCGTATCTATGTAATAAGCCAACGCAACCGATGATTGGCGCTCAACAGCCCGTACCATCACATCGTGCGTGACAAATGGATTGCCGTCGCGATCGCCGCCAATCCAACTGCCGATCCGAAGGAAAGAGGTAACCGCAGGAATATCTTTCTGATTCAGGCGGCGTTCAAGAAAATCCTCGATTTTTGCATAAATATAAGGAATTTCGGATAAGAACGTATAACTGTAAAAAGCCAAGCCGTTCTCGATTTCATCGTTAACCGACAGCCGGCTTGGCCGTAGCATGCGTGTTTGCCACAGAATCTCGATGGTCGCACGTAAGTTTTCTTCATTATGACGTAATTCGTTGGGTGTCAGCTCCGTTCGCGCCCGTTCTCTTAACAGCCGCTCAATGGTCAGCTGGCAATCCAATATACTCCGGCGCTGCACTTCTGTCGGATGCGCTGTTAGAACCGGTGAAACAACCGCTTTCTTAAAGAAATCAAAAAGGATAGACGGCGCATTGTTGTTGCTGGACAACACGCGTTCAAGCGCCAGTGTCAAACTGCCTTCCTGAAGCGGCGATCCGGCGCGCAGGTGCGCGCGCCGGCGCCGGTTATGATGAACATCTTCAGCGATATTCGAAAGCAGCGAAAAATAACTGAATGCGCGCACAACCGGCAATGAGTCGTCATCGCTTAAACGCTTCAGCAGCGTATCCAATTCTTGGCGCGCAACGGGATCCTGATCACGGTGAAAACGGATCGCGGTTTGACGGATATTCTCGACTAACTCAAAAGCATTATCCCCATCTTGTTCGCGCAATGTGTCACCCAGCATGCGCCCAAGAAAACGGATATCTTCGCGCAAGGGTAGATCTTTGTCGTCTGATACGTTATCACTCACACTATTTTTTCCTGAATCAGCAGCTTCCATTTCATGACACTTCCACGGTTAAAAATGAACCCGGCGTATACTTGCTGCAAGCCAAGTGAGCACCAGCCATGCTAAAATTATCTCCATTAGGAATTTCTTGAATTTTTTTCATCTTATATCGTAATGCCCAATTTACTATCAATACCCCGGAAAATTGTCATTGCTTCCCGGGAAAGTCTGCTTGCAATGTGGCAAGCCAAACATATCCAGAAGCGTTTAGGCGAATTATACCCGCAAACTGAAATCAGCATACTTGGTATGACAACGCGCGGGGATCAGATACTTGATCAATCGTTATCAAAGATTGGCGGAAAAGGCTTGTTTATCAAGGAGCTTGAGCAAGCTTTGGAAGATGGCCGCGCAGATATCGCGGTGCATTCCATGAAAGACATGCCCATGAATGTGCCTGAAGGTTTTCAGCTGGCCGCGATTACAGAACGGGAAGATCCGCGCGATGCGTTTGTTTCGAATCGTTACGCTTCTTTGGATGCATTGCCGCACGGCAGTGTTGTCGGAACTTCGAGCCTGCGGCGTGAAAGCCAATTGCGTGCGCGTTTTCCTCATCTTCAAGTGCAACCATTACGCGGCAACGTGCAAACCCGGTTACGCAAGCTGGATGAAGCGCAATACTCGGCAATTATATTGGCAGCGGCTGGTTTGAAACGCCTTGAACTCTCTGATCGCATTACCGCGTTGCTGCACCCTGAGCAAAGTTTGCCGGCAGTCGGACAAGGCGCGCTGGGGATCGAGTGCCGGGCGGATCGCACCGATTTGGTTGAGCTGTTGCAACCGCTTCATCACCAGGAAACAGCCTATTGCGTCGAGGCCGAGCGTTCCATGAGCCGTGTGCTGGGAGGCAGTTGCCAGGTGCCCTTGGGTGCTTTTGCCGAAATTATCGAGGGCTCGCTTCAATTGCGCGGCTTTGTTGCGCAACCGGACGGTCAGCGCATGGTTACTGGTGCTTTGGCGGGAGAGCCGGAAACGGGCATTACAATGGGGCAGCAGTTGGCTCAGAAATTGATTGCGGATGGCGCCGATGAGATTCTAGCCGCTTTAGTGCCGGCAGATGGATGGTAATGACATTTTCGGATAATAAACAACTCGCCGGACTGAATATACTGGTGACCCGGCCATTGCATCAGTCGACCGCTCTCGCGGCAAGTATTCGTTCATTAGGCGGCAATCCAATCGTGCTTCCGACATTGGAAATAGCGGATGTCGCTGATTTGTCTCCGTTATACGAAATAATCGACCGGCTGAATGAATTCGATTGGGCGATATTCGTCAGTCCCAATGCGGTTAACAAAGCGATGCCGTTAATAACCGCACGATCTATCTTGCCTTCTCACTTGAGAATAGCCGCAGTCGGCAAAGGTACTGCAGATAGCTTGATGCAATACGGTATCGGCGACGTTTTGATCCCCAAAGATAAGTTTGATAGCGAAGCTCTGCTCGAATGCAAAGAGTTTGATGAGATGGCGGGTAAGCGTGTTGTTATTTTCCGTGGCCTTGGCGGGCGCCAATTGTTGGGGGATACACTCAAGCAACGTGGCGCAGCTGTTGAATATGCCGAATGTTATGTCCGCAAGAAACCTATGATTGATACCACATCATTGCTATCGGTCTGGTCGCAAGGCCAGCTTCATGCGGTGGTTGTTACCAGCAGTGAAGGGCTTCATAATTTATTTGACATAATAGGGGAGCTTGGCCAACAATTACTGAAAGTAACACCGGTAATTACAACGCATGAACGAATTGCGCAAGCAGCTAAACAATTGGGGTTGGAAAAAATTGTTATAGCGCCGTCGCCTGGCGATGCCGGAGTCATGGAAAGTATCCGGACATATTTTCAACCGGCTGAAAATAACACCGCATAATGTGGCATAAAAAAGCATTCAGACTAATAAGAATGCGTAACCAAAATATCGGGATTGGTCGTTTGCACTTGTTTTTGGTATTTATGTAATTTTGCAATCTGTAGTTCAACATTAACAATGATCGACTCTACTGCAATGAGGGGAATATATGAAACTGATACTCTGGCTATTGGCGCTTTTTGCTGCCGCTGTAGCTGTTACTTTAGCTGCTAAGGATCTGACCGGGCGAGCTTTGCTCGAAATGCCGCCCTATCAAATTGAACTGTCGCTTGATCACTTCGTTATTGGCGCTATCGTAGCCTTTTTTGTATTTTACATTCTTGTCCGGCTGATTCTCGGGATATTTCAGTTCAGCGAACGGCATCGGCATAAAAAAACGGACGAAATGTTACTTTCGGGATTGAAAGCTTATTTTGACGGTGATTTTATTAAAGCACAAAAAAATGCTGCAATTGCGTCGAAGCTAGCAGACTCATCGATTGCCAAAGCACTCGGTGCAGTGATTGCTGCCCGGTCAGCGCAGGTATTGGGCGCGGCAACAGAGCGTGATCAATATCTCAAAGCGGCACTGGCGGAAGCGCCTGAGGAGAAATCGCTGTGCCTTGCAGCCAAAACAGAGTTTCTGTTGGATGAGGGACGGTATCAAGATGCCTTAAATACTTTGCATTCTCTGTATTCTGAAGGAGGATTGCAATCAACCGCTGTTTTACAATTGGAATTGGAGGCGCAGAAACAAGCGGGCAATTGGGATGCCGTGATTGAACTGGCTGAGATTCTTGCAAAGCGTGTTTCGACCAATAAAGCGCTCGTAAAAAAGATTAAGCACGAGGCGCAAATAGAAAATATCCGCAGCAGGGCTACTGATTTACAGTCATTGAACCAGTATTGGCAAAGTATCTCTCCGATTGAGAAAATGGATAGCAAAATTTCTGTCGCGGCAGTTCGTGCTTATGTTTCGCTAGGAAACTGTACCATGGCGCATCATATTATTGAGCAAAACGTTCCCATGACCTGGGACGACGAATTGATAGCACTGTATTCGGAATGTTTGGATTATCACGTGCACAGACAAATTGAGTGTGCTGAGGTTTGGCTGAGATCCCAGCCTAATAATGCGCAACTATTATTGACTTTGGGTAAATTATGTACGCATTGTGAGCTGTGGGGCAAGGCGCAGAATTATTTGGAAGCCAGCTTATCGGTTGAGTCGGGACATAAAGCGCATTTTGCGTTGGCCCAGTTGCACGAGAAGTTGGGTAAGCATGAGCTGGCAATGAGTCACTATAACAAAGGGCTTGAATTGACTTTGGAGCATTTAAGCTAAGTTTTTTGCACAACGGAAGGATTGCTGGTTGAAGGTGTGAATACATCGGAGAAGAAAGCATCTTTTGGTAAATTGCGATAGCTGACGAAGTCTTGATAAGCGGCTTTAACCATTGCGGGCGCGCCACAAGCATACACTTGTTGCATCGCTAAAGTCTCGAAGTCTTGCATGACCGCTTCGTGCACTAAACCAGTTCTTCCTTTCCAGTTGTCGGTAACTGATGGCTCCGATAATACCGGAACAAATGAAAAGTTCTCGTGTTGCTGCCAGCTAGCGGCTAGATCGGCTAAATATAAATCGGCCTTGGTACGAGCACCCCAATAAAGGATCATTTTGCGCTTGTGATTCCGATGATTCTCATGGTGAAAAACATGTTCAAGAATGCTTTTGATCGGCGCAAATCCAGTACCGCTTGCCAGGAAAATGATCGAGGTAGCTTTTTCATCGGCAGCTTCGCGCAAAAAGAATGATCCGAGAGGGCCGGTAAACCGAAGTATGTCTTTAACCTTCATGTGGCTAAAAACGTACTCAGTAAAAGCTCCGCCTGGATAGTTGCGCGCGTGTAATTGTAATAACTCATCGTCATGAGGCGGGTTGGCTAGAGAGAAGCTGCGGCGTTTACCATCTTTGAGAAGGATGTCGATGTATTGGCCCGCTAGGAATTGCAATCGTTGATTCGCGGGAAGTTTGAGAGAAATAACCATTACATCCGGGGCGACAAGTTCGAGTTTTTGCACACGGCACGGCAATGTCTTAATTTGTATGCCTTTGGTAGCGTCGATTTCATGGCATTCAATGATCAAGTCGGATAGTGGAACGGCGCAACAGAATAAGGCGCTGCCTGATTTCTTTTCATCTGCTGTCAAAGCTTCATCGCTATGGTGACCATAATCGACTTTTCCTTGGATGATTTTTCCCTTACAAACTCCGCAAGATCCATTCCGGCAACCGTAAGGTAGTGCAAAACCTTCACGGAGTGCTGCTTCAAGAATGGTTTCACCAGGTTCTGCAGATAACACCTGTCCGCTAGGTTGGATGATGATTTGATGCGACATTGAGCGCTAATTAATATTGATTGTAAATAAGAAAAATTATTTTTATGAAAAAAACGCTATTAATTGTTGGTTGTGGTGATGTTGCTCTGAGAACAGCACCATTATTAAAAGATAAATACCGGGTGCTTGGCTTGTATCGTAATGCGAAAAGCATTGATCGCTTGCGATCACACGGCATTATCCCAATTTATGGAGATCTCGATTTTCCGAAGACTCTAAAAAAACTTGCCGGAATTGTGCAAATAGTTTTGCATTTAGCTCCGCCGCCTGGATATGGATTACAAGACCGCAGAACGGCGCATTTACTATCCGCATTGAGCGGATCACACAAAAACCTTTATCGGATTTTACCACAACGGCTTATCTATATCAGTACCAGCGGGGTGTATGGTGACTGCCATGGCGCCTTAATCGATGAAACATATCCAACTCGACCTGTAAATGAACGTGCGATTCGTAGAGTCGATGCTGAAAAACAGATACGCCGCTGGGGGCAGCGGGAACATGTGAGTGTATCAATTTTACGCGTGCCGGGTATTTATGCAGAGAACCGATTGCCCTTGAGTCGTTTGCGAGAGGGACATCCGGCACTTATCGATGTCGAGGATAGTTTTACGAATCATATTCATGCGGATGACCTCGCTCGAATTATTTGTGCTGCCATCTATCATGGAAAACCCCATCGGGTCTATCATGCGAGTGATGATTCACAGCTTAGGATGGGGCAATATTTTGATCTGGTCGCTGATCATTTCGGATTGCCTCGACCTCCTCGTATTACTCGCAATCAAGCACAGCAACAGATTTCTCCTGCGATGCTATCTTTCATGAACGAATCAAGGATTCTCAATAATCTTCGGATAAAAAAAGAATTACACGTTAAATTTGTGTACCCGACTGTGGGCGAAGGCATTAAAGCTGCATCGCGAGGTAATTAGCAGATTATGGATGCAAGCATAGTTTCCTTTCGATTTTTTTCTCAGTAAGACTTTAAACTGTGCCGTTAACCCGGGACAACTTTGAATAACCATCAGCGATTTCTTCAAGTTTGAGCGAAGTTAGTTTTGCCTGTTTGGGGTTCAGTTGATTCTATGGATTCCCGGGTTTTAAGGAGTTATATTTATGGCGACCCTAATTGCACAATCAGAAAAGAAACTGAAAGAAATTAATTATTCGTGGGAAGGTAAAGATAAAACAGGGAAACAACTAAAAGGAGAAATGCGGGCTGCTGGAACTGTCGTTGTGACTGCGACATTGCGCCGGCAAGGAATAAAAGTAACAAAAATAAAGAAAACCCAGTCCGGCGGTAAGATCACCGATAAAGACATTACGCTCTTTACGCGTCAATTGGCAACCATGATGAAGTCCGGCGTGCCGTTATTACAAGCTTTCGATATCGTTGCCAGAGGACATACCAACCGCGCTGTAAGTAGGTTATTGATTGATATAAAAACAGATGTGGAAACAGGTAGTAACTTGACGGATGCATTTCGAAAATATCCACTTTACTTTGATGCGCTCTATTGTAACCTTGTTGGAGCGGGCGAGGCCGCAGGGATACTCGATAGTATTTTAGATCGGCTAGCAACCTATAAAGAAAAAATTCAGGCGATCAAGGGAAAAATTAAATCCGCGCTTTTCTATCCGATTTCAATCATCGCAGTGGCTTTTATCATTACTGCCGTGATAATGATTTTTGTGATTCCGGCTTTTAAAGATTTGTTTGAAGGTTTCGGTGCCGAGTTGCCGGCTCCGACACTTCTAGTCATGACAGTCTCTGATTTTTTTGTGGATTATTGGTGGGCCATTTTTGGGATTGTTGGCGGCGGAGTCTATGGATTCCTGTATGCATGGAAGAGATCGGTTCCGATGCAACGTATTATGGATCGTTTCATGTTAAAACTGCCGATTTTTGGAGAGGTCATCCGTAAAGCTACTATTGCACGTTGGTCTCGTACACTTTCAACAATGTTCGCAGCGGGGGTTCCATTAGTTGATTCATTAGATTCCGTCGCTGGCGCGGCTGGAAATTATGTTTATTATGAAGCAACCAAGAGCATTCAGCTAGAGGTCAGTACTGGTAATAGCTTGATGGCTTCGATGGCTGGTGTTAATGTCTTTCCAAGCATGGTCATCCAAATGGTGGCCATTGGTGAGGAGGCGGGGTCGCTGGATTCGATGTTGGGTAAAATCGCCGATTTCTACGAAGCGGAAGTGGATGATGCGGTTGCCGCACTTTCAAGTTTGATGGAACCAATGATTATGGTTGTTTTGGGAACATTGATCGGCGGTATGGTGGTCGCCATGTATTTACCCATTTTCAAGATGGGTTCTGTCGTTAGTTAAAGCTCAGATAGCTAATAATCCAACTAAATTCATTTGCAAATGACCATGGCCTATCAAACTATGCTGCAGGAGGAGCCAGGAATTTTTATCATGGCAGCCTCAATACTAGGATTGCTGGTTGGAAGTTTTTTAAATGTTGTCATATACCGCTTGCCGGAAATGATGCGAAGAAATTGGTCTGAACAATGTGCGGAACTGCGAGGCGAGGCGTTCGAAAAACAGCCAGCGTTTAATCTAATTTCTCCACGATCTGCCTGTCCCGAGTGCGGACATAAAATATCCGTATGGGAAAATATCCCGATTATCAGTTATCTTGTGCTGCGAGG
This is a stretch of genomic DNA from Nitrosomonas sp. sh817. It encodes these proteins:
- a CDS encoding type II secretion system F family protein, whose product is MATLIAQSEKKLKEINYSWEGKDKTGKQLKGEMRAAGTVVVTATLRRQGIKVTKIKKTQSGGKITDKDITLFTRQLATMMKSGVPLLQAFDIVARGHTNRAVSRLLIDIKTDVETGSNLTDAFRKYPLYFDALYCNLVGAGEAAGILDSILDRLATYKEKIQAIKGKIKSALFYPISIIAVAFIITAVIMIFVIPAFKDLFEGFGAELPAPTLLVMTVSDFFVDYWWAIFGIVGGGVYGFLYAWKRSVPMQRIMDRFMLKLPIFGEVIRKATIARWSRTLSTMFAAGVPLVDSLDSVAGAAGNYVYYEATKSIQLEVSTGNSLMASMAGVNVFPSMVIQMVAIGEEAGSLDSMLGKIADFYEAEVDDAVAALSSLMEPMIMVVLGTLIGGMVVAMYLPIFKMGSVVS